A genomic region of Polypterus senegalus isolate Bchr_013 chromosome 17, ASM1683550v1, whole genome shotgun sequence contains the following coding sequences:
- the marcksl1a gene encoding MARCKS-related protein 1-A, producing MGSHLSKGVIVEGKAVVNEPAAKANGQENGHVKTNGDLSPKEEGEATPVNGNGSADAPKETEAAASDAIEPAPAAEEAKADGEATKETPKKKKKKFSLKNSFKFKGLSLKKNKKGSSENTKEAEAKTEENGPTAEASNASTSEAKESVPASEPKAEETAPDAEKQEDEATPKAEETPAKVEEQEAVENKVEAVPEAASKPADTEESSSATAPCEQKEE from the exons ATGGGATCCCACTTGTCCAAGGGTGTTATCGTCGAAGGAAAAGCCGTTGTCAATGAACCAGCCGCCAAAGCCAATGGCCAG GAGAATGGACATGTCAAGACCAACGGAGATCTTTCTCCAAAGGAAGAGGGTGAGGCAACCCCAGTGAATGGGAATGGCTCTGCTGATGCCCCTAAAGAAACagaagctgcagccagtgatgccATTGAACCAGCACCAGCAGCTGAAGAGGCAAAGGCAGATGGAGAGGCAACAAAGGAgacgcccaaaaagaagaagaaaaagttctCTTTGAAGAATTCTTTCAAGTTTAAAGGGTTGtcccttaaaaaaaataagaaagggaGCAGTGAGAATACCAAAGAAGCAGAGGCCAAGACTGAAGAAAATGGCCCAACTGCTGAGGCTAGTAATGCCTCAACAAGTGAGGCCAAGGAAAGTGTGCCTGCCTCTGAACCCAAAGCAGAAGAAACTGCGCCAGATGCAGAGAAACAGGAAGATGAAGCCACGCCGAAGGCTGAGGAGACCCCTGCCAAAGTAGAGGAGCAGGAGGCCGTTGAGAATAAAGTGGAGGCTGTGCCAGAGGCTGCTTCTAAACCAGCAGATACAGAAGAGTCCAGTTCAGCGACTGCCCCTTGTGAGCAAAAGGAAGAGTAG